Genomic segment of Chelmon rostratus isolate fCheRos1 chromosome 2, fCheRos1.pri, whole genome shotgun sequence:
CAGTCTGTCCAGTGGGCAAACAGTATGCGTAGTTATAATGTCAGGgctgtctgctgttttcctctggtTCCTCTCCTGGTGCCACAGCTCAGtgcaggaggctgaggagtgtgaagtgtgctgttcagctgtgtgtaaCCTTTCAGACTCACACATGGTGAAGCACTAAGTGAAATACAGCCACTGGCAGAGGAAGAGTGTGAGAGAACAGCAGTGCGACTTCAAGTCTTTTTTCTCTCGCATTTCATCTGAActaaattttattttaaggGGCAGTAAATCTCTTTATATATCTCTTCGTTTCGCAGCAGGCACGTCAGAGAGGTTGTACCGGGTCACTTCTGATCCACACAATCtgatgcttttttatttttttcagtttttttttctctacagtgattcaaacattcagaaatcttcattttttaaaccATTTGAGAACATTGCCAGTTGAATGTGGTCTTGAACAAGGAGACACTGACGTTTTTCTTTGACACTCCTGCTTTATCTTAATAGCTGTGTCTCCGTTTCTAAAACAGAGATTTAAAATTGTACCTGGTTAAGATCTCTGTCACAGGTTGTAATTGTTGTGCGGAGTGCACAGGGGTGATCTCAGACTACCTGTAGCTTTAGTTGTGTAACATGATGATAATACTGTGACGTGTGGACACTCCTTGTCTGAGCAAGCTGacaccattgtgtgtgtgtgattgaacATTGAGTGATGTCTCTGAAGCTGACGTAGGTCTATGTGAATTTATAACTGCATGCATCACCCAAATACCTGTAGTTTAGCATTATCACCGACTcatcaaagctgttttttgaCTGCGTCACAGGTTGAAAACATGGCAGCTatcagctgtttcttcttcttatgtGATTTTTTCAGTTTAGCTTGATGTCAAGATTGTTTTGGAAATCACATTTACTTGAAAGTAACATCTCACATTTGAGTGTGCTCTCTGGTTTGTGCTgctcaaagcactgaaaaatTACAGTTTAAAATCCTTGACAGTGTATTTTGGTGATCCACATAACGCATGTCTTAGTGTTTTGTTCAGTAGAAAGTAGTTCCAATGAAAAACCTGTACAAATTAAACCTAGTGGTAAGTGAGATGCTGCATTTTAAGCTATGTGCATGTAACAAACtggaatgcaggactttcacagGGGAGGGTCAGTGGGAGTGGTCATGAAGAGTTACTCAATGAAGATGACAACTTGCAACTAGCTCAGCAGTCATCAGCACAAAGTTCAGTGACCAAGTGTTGCAAGAAATAGCACCAAGAGAAGAGAGTGTACATTATCGTGGAGGTTTAGTGGTGAACACAGAGTCGGGAGCAGCACCTCAGGACACAGCGAGCACTGGAGGaggattaaacaaacagcaggacgACAGCTGGTGAAGTGCCACCTTTCTATAAGTGTAAGGTTATTTATGTCTTTTGGGGGGATATTACAGCGAAATGTGTGTagttttttaaaagaaaagggtTTGTTTCCTACATTAGATTTAGTTATGACGGATCAAGGTCTTGACACGAAATAGGGCCTTCAGGACCTGAATTCACTTTAGGTCATTGTCTTAATTTTGTTGGACTGTAAAATGTATGAACGTTCATGCTGCAATATTCACGCAAAGCTGCAACTTGCTCCCTCCGTGAGGCCTGTTAGTAATGATAACCCTCTACAAGTGATGATGCAGTTCAAAGTCTAACTACTACACCTATGCTGCTCCCACTCGCAGGCGGATGTGCTCTCAAATGGATTACGCTATGAAGTCCCTCAGCCTTCTGACTCCGTCTTCCCTCTCCAAGTAAGAGCACTGCTCCGTGAGTTGAATGTGCCGGTCAGCAGTGTCACAGGAGTTGACGGTTTAGCATTATCAGCTCGTATCTTTTCTCAGGTGCGTGACAGCCAGCGTCTCAGCCAGCGCCTCCATGACCCAGCAGCTCCTGTCGGGCCGAGCTCCTCGGCCAAGGCCCTTCAGGGTCACAAACGCTGACCGCAGTGCGAAGAAGGGCATCATGGCAGACACGCTCGAAGACCTGATGAACAAGGTAGAGAGGGAACGTGTTGAAAGAGCTGAGGGAGGAAGTGTGATGTAGCTGAGCGTGGATGACGTTCACACAGTGATGTTGAGACTAAATAGAGTGAGGGAGCAGGGAAGCAGGGAGACATCCTGCGATTTGTATAGAGGATAAAAATGACCCCATACAGATCGACCTTTGACTCACTTATTGCTTCACCATCGGTGAGGCTCACGCATGTTTAAAGCTCATGTTGGTTCACAACAGTTGAGGTGTATCTGACTGTAAtaacatacacactctctctgcagAATGGACCATATTGGGTGTAATGTGCTTATATGTGTGTGCTCTCTCAGGTCAGCGACTCATTGAGTGTACTGTGTGTCAGCGCCCTGGTGCTGGATGAAGACGGCACAGGGGTGGACACAGAGGAGTTCTTCCAGACGCTGCCTGAAAACTCTGTCCTCATGGTCCTGGAGAAGGGCCAGAAGTGGACCCCACATCCAGTAGGATAGTGTTTTGACCTTTTTCACATCAACCACTAGGTGACACTGTGGACCAGCTGCTTCAGCTTTAAAATTGCGCCGTTAAGTGATGCTTAACACGATGATCTTCGACTATTCTGAGTTTGTTTTGCCAGTGAGTCTTTTAAAGTGGTGACTGAACAGGCAGGAAAATATCTGTGTCTTAAATACAGCAGCTGTGAATGTGGTGCGTGGATCTGCACTAACTCTTCAGTGAAATTTAATCACCAAATATTTGGTTCTTCACCCTGAATAGGGGAGTCATATGTCAGTAAAGGCAGAACACAGGCTGAACACCAGAGATTAGtttcttcctttatttttaGAGAAAAATCCAAGGCTGGGGTTGAATATTAATCAGACCTGGAGGTATCATCAAATTTCAATGGCATTCACCCAAAACCAATTAATTTCCATAGAAATTGATGCATGCAGTGATTTGCACGCCTGCCCCCCCTTATTTACTCTAGTGACCTCACACTGACTTTGCGTCATTGTCATTTGCCTTTTCACCCATCGCTGGTGGGAGCTGCTTCAGTCTAACTGCTGGCAAGGCTGGGTGCTGTCATTTAGCCCAGTTTGCTGCAGTCATACCATCAAATGTGTCTGGACCCCTTTGACCCCGCCTTatgtttctcttcctgctgcCTCATAGAACAGCCCCTCCAGAGATCGGCTCAGTGAGTGCAGGCCGCAGCACCGGACAGATGTGGCCAAGCTGACTTTTGACCTCTACAAGAACAGCCCCAAGGATTTCATTGGCTGCCTGAACGTGAAAGCAACCCTGTACGGTGTTTATTCGGTGTCCTATGACCTGCGCTGTTATGCtgccaaaaacatgctgaagtGAGTGATAGAGCCTGCCAAATACCTGAAGCCTTCTGatatttttatgcttttgtgtttgaacTATTACATAACGTTCCTATTGGATTCCTCCTAATAGTCTGATCCAGTTACAGATAaaaattcagctgttttaatgGGTTTTTAGCCACTAATCACTGAATTATcttcagattatttttttttactgtatacCAGCTGCATTTTGATCATATTAACTACAGTTACAGTAGTTTGCACACAATGCTAAACATGTCATTTCtaaattcatattttactgtGTGGGTGGCAGAGCTGAAACGGTCAGATTGCAGAAGAACAAAAGCTAGATTTTACCCAGATTAAATTTGGGAGTTATGTCATTGCTGCTGAGATCTGCTGGTTTTCAGCTTCGCCATGCAGCTTCAGTCAGAGAGGATTAAATTTTGCAGACTTGTCAAATATGAGGCTTTTGTGGTCATGTTGAACCGCAAGAGGTTTGTTTCTTAGATGCCTGTCTTATGAAATGCAGTTAATGTGAGAAATGATTATCTGAGGTTGTGAATATTTCCTGTCACTCATTTTCTCATCAGCGGCTGCTGGTCTGTCACGCTTGTCAATTTCAGTTTATGTGACAGTTACTCAAGACATGACATGTCACTTTTTTCTTGATAATATTCTCATACATATGCATATCCCACATCTCTCAAATGCTGTGATTTTATGTGTCCAGTTTTCTATTTGTGACCGCTCTCTCTCAATTCCCCCGCTGTGCCGTGCTCCCAGGGAGGCTCTGCGATGGACCATCTTCTCCATGCAGGCCACAGGCCACATCCTGCTGGGCTCCTCCTGCTACATCGAGCAgctgttggaggaggaggagcgagcGGAGAAGAGCCTGGCGCTGCCACAGGAAAGCCGGATcaggcagctgca
This window contains:
- the cidec gene encoding cell death activator CIDE-3, translating into MCSQMDYAMKSLSLLTPSSLSKCVTASVSASASMTQQLLSGRAPRPRPFRVTNADRSAKKGIMADTLEDLMNKVSDSLSVLCVSALVLDEDGTGVDTEEFFQTLPENSVLMVLEKGQKWTPHPNSPSRDRLSECRPQHRTDVAKLTFDLYKNSPKDFIGCLNVKATLYGVYSVSYDLRCYAAKNMLKEALRWTIFSMQATGHILLGSSCYIEQLLEEEERAEKSLALPQESRIRQLQSMLLGKISH